From a region of the Scyliorhinus torazame isolate Kashiwa2021f chromosome 15, sScyTor2.1, whole genome shotgun sequence genome:
- the wdr73 gene encoding WD repeat-containing protein 73, producing MAEDESEWDCWMVESLRLYKDLHVFELQESTRVIEWIQDRSICVAGCTMGKKNEILELSLPQKLYAKGNQGLCPERDFTVKHGSFSERPIYELKHVAGTSLLVSSGPPDTSLQVWRLATDESDAIILENMVQHQTAAGQWSKISVNCFPTPRVLHGSKVSDLTIQEIASQKVLFTTGADGCEPEPISDLEFLDHCTFSVCSRKGHLWLADSRQRPSLIGCSDVPVSREDGCHWTMGWAPGHSKVARLCSDGRVLLSDYRDLSKTLGLAELVIPTAVSNSDYLSLTWAPYLQDHLAVSGFNGTVHVYDTSSWLAGAGQAEPTFVHRGHSVIAPEAEEKIPLITRHAWHPWKRRVLLSTADDSSLHVWHWVDHNTA from the exons GTACAAAGACCTTCATGTGTTTGAACTTCAGGAATCAACACGCGTTATAGAATGGATTCAGGACAGAA GTATCTGCGTTGCCGGATGCACCATGGGGAAGAAGAATGAAATTCTGGAGCTCTCCCTCCCCCAGAAACTATATGCTAAAGGAAACCAG GGACTTTGCCCCGAGAGGGACTTCACCGTGAAACACGGCAGCTTCTCAGAGAGGCCCATTTATGAATTGAAACACGTGGCAGGAACCAG CCTATTGGTGAGCAGTGGACCCCCTGACACCTCACTACAGGTCTGGCGCTTGGCAACAGATGAGAGCG ATGCCATCATTTTGGAAAACATGGTCCAGCATCAGACTGCAGCAGGCCAGTGGTCCAAAATCTCCGTCAACTGCTTTCCGACCCCTCGGGTGCTTCATGGTTCAAAGGTCAGCGACCTCACAATCCAGGAAATTGCATCACAGAAAGTACTGTTTACCACAg GGGCAGATGGTTGTGAACCAGAGCCAATCAGTGACCTGGAGTTTCTGGATCATTGCACCTTTTCAGTCTGCTCCCGGAAAGGTCACCTGTGGTTGGCTGATAGCCGGCAGCGCCCAAGCCTGATTGGATGTTCTGATGTACCTGTGAGCAGGGAAGATGGCTGCCATTGGACGATGGGGTGGGCACCTGGGCACTCGaaggtggccaggctgtgctcggaTGGGCGAGTGTTGCTGAGTGATTATCGAGACCTGAGCAAAACCCTGGGCCTTGCAGAGCTGGTGATTCCCACTGCCGTGTCAAACAGTGACTACCTGAGCCTGACCTGGGCACCCTATCTTCAGGATCATCTCGCAGTGTCTG GTTTCAATGGGACAGTTCATGTTTACGACACCAGCTCGTGGTTGGCAGGAGCCGGCCAGGCAGAGCCGACCTTTGTCCATCGAGGTCACAGTGTCATTGCTCCAGAGGCTGAGGAAAAGATCCCACTGATCACGAGGCACGCCTGGCACCCGTGGAAACGGCGAGTCCTACTCTCCACCGCAGATGACAGCTCCCTCCACGTCTGGCATTGGGTGGATCATAACACAGCCTGA